From the genome of Papaver somniferum cultivar HN1 chromosome 2, ASM357369v1, whole genome shotgun sequence, one region includes:
- the LOC113347532 gene encoding DIS3-like exonuclease 2 isoform X1 — protein sequence MMNRMSEQFGATNTEEGDSNNSSNNKEKKKKRRSNRRSKQLLNCSGVCHSSLNGVNEEASVCFSNSNTLNEASSSLGLNVGLLNDQGLARASDVAFSSLPTNRSNDQVVEFRSMPPQLPLENGQSSPPQILRQETNEPLRIKDFVSPCKNGTPPGNQRSFFVPHLSEQAVSEAVEKGEVFITPFRVNAHNPTEAYCTVSGVPIDILINGFPFQNRALEGDTVAIKLDPLAYWTRLRGSVVQGNTSAQTGDGNMSCGVADVVGENCKGKEKLDSYCEGLPKNNDSVPAELGLYHEDRSQAGAVHPEPGIMNGNNKHGSEGQQPSSPHERKEVSDAIEKICGMVKAYPFKRPTGRVVAIVNRSPRRDSVVGFLGVKQWVSSSNRNKKETKKKNGFTFFADQEHIQLTPNYAKLPRMLVCVKSLPDCIKQRLEKGDVDLEMDLVAARISDWKEDCLLPQAEVLHVLGRGGEIGSQIAAILFENTISNSEFSSEALSCLPEIPWELPKEEVAERKDLRDLCTFTIDPSTSIDLDDALSVQRISDDIFRVGMHISDVSYFVPPGTALDMEAQTRSTSTYLRQQKLSMLPPLLSENMGSLNPGVDKFTFSIICDINLSGDVVHRWLGRTVIHSCCKLSYQHAQDIIDGLADSDSSTPSGNGYPKLYGQFEWKHIVKSVKSLYEISKRLKENRFKDGALDLESSKLGFSFDESGFPQDSTLLVQKASNSLVEELMILANRTVAEVISRAFPDAALLRRHPAPNVRKLKEFETFCQKYGLELDTSSSGGLQLSLERIKEKMKNDDPGLFGVLKSSASKPMQLASYFSTGEFKNKQSDWNHYALAIPQYTHFTSPLRRYPDIVVHRTLNAVIEAEDMCLQHQRMWASANTCNSLAIKCFTGIDFDEDILGTQECREALHAAALKHQILCPEALAEVAAYCNRRMMASKYAEDACDKIFLWAMLKKRQALVTEARVLGLGPKFMSVYIPKLAMERRINYDEVDGLTTEWLETTSTLIIDICTKYQPNRRYSPGRYRPLEDVVWIISPCDTDQDRFVCDNSTRTEVGGVPLVGEEYNTIKQSDHEVLEINDVEPACFPLTLRLFSTINVALHAVGGDDGPPDVGARLYLSSYYG from the exons ATGATGAATAGAATGAGTGAGCAATTTGGTGCGACTAATACTGAAGAGGGTGATTCTAATAATAGTagtaataataaagaaaagaagaaaaaacgccGTTCTAATCGACGCTCTAAACAACTACTTAATTGTTCAG GGGTTTGTCATAGTTCACTGAATGGGGTAAATGAAGAGGCATCAGTATGCTTTAGTAATAGTAATACGTTGAATGAGGCGTCCTCAAGTTTGGGATTGAACGTTGGTCTGTTAAATGATCAAGGATTGGCTAGAGCATCGGATGTTGCTTTCAGCTCACTACCAACAAACCGTAGCAATGATCAAGTAGTGGAGTTCAGAAGTATGCCTCCTCAACTTCCACTCGAGAATGGGCAGTCTTCTCCACCACAAATTCTCCGTCAAGAGACTAACGAACCACTCCGAATTAAAGATTTTGTCTCTCCCTGTAAGAATGGGACTCCTCCTGGGAATCAGAGAAGTTTTTTTGTTCCGCACTTGTCAGAGCAGGCTGTTTCTGAAGCTGTAGAG AAAGGTGAAGTTTTTATAACACCGTTCCGAGTGAATGCTCACAACCCAACCGAG GCCTACTGTACAGTAAGCGGAGTACCTATTGATATTCTCATCAACGGTTTTCCTTTCCAAAATAGAGCA CTAGAAGGAGATACAGTAGCAATCAAATTGGATCCTTTGGCATATTGGACTAGGCTGAGAGGGTCTGTTGTCCAAGGGAACACGTCTGCCCAGACAGGTGATGGTAACATGTCTTGTGGCGTTGCGGATGTGGTTGGTGAGAACTGCAAAGGGAAAGAAAAGCTAGATTCTTACTGTGAGGGTTTACCTAAGAATAATGACTCGGTTCCTGCAGAGTTGGGTCTTTACCACGAAGATAGAAGTCAAGCCGGTGCTGTTCATCCTGAGCCGGGCATTATGAATGGAAATAATAAGCATGGGTCCGAAGGACAACAACCATCATCTCCCCATGAGCGTAAAGAAGTTTCAGATGCTATTGAGAAGATTTGTGGCATGGTGAAGGCGTATCCTTTTAAGCGACCCACTGGAAGGGTTGTAGCTATCGTTAACAGATCTCCTCGCCGTGACTCTGTTGTCGGCTTTCTTGGAGTTAAGCAGTGGGTTTCTTCCAGCAACCGAAATAAGAAGGAaaccaagaaaaaaaatggtttcaCTTTCTTTGCTGATCAAGAACACATCCAACTGACACCCAATTATGCCAAACTACCCAGAATGTTGGTTTGTGTGAAAAGCTTACCCGATTGTATCAAGCAGAGATTAGAGAAAGGTGACGTGGATCTTGAGATGGATTTGGTTGCTGCTCGGATTAGTGATTGGAAGGAAGATTGCCTCCTACCTCAGGCGGAGGTCTTGCATGTTCTTGGAAGGGGTGGAGAAATTGGATCGCAAATTGCTGCTATTTTATTTGAGAATACAATTTCTAATTCTGAGTTTTCCTCCGAGGCCCTGTCCTGCCTTCCTGAAATTCCTTGGGAGTTACCGAAGGAGGAAGTCGCCGAAAGAAAGGATCTTAGAGATCTATGTACATTTACTATCGACCCGTCTACGTCTATTGATCTTGATGATGCTTTGTCAGTTCAAAGAATTTCAGATGACATTTTCAGGGTTGGGATGCACATTTCTGATGTGTCCTATTTTGTTCCCCCGGGTACCGCTCTGGACATGGAAGCCCAGACACGATCTACGAGTACTTACCTTCGACAACAAAAGCTGTCTATGTTGCCACCGTTGCTTTCTGAGAACATGGGTTCACTTAATCCCGGGGTAGATAAATTTACCTTTTCAATTATTTGTGACATCAACCTTTCTGGTGATGTTGTGCATCGTTGGCTAGGCCGTACTGTGATACATTCATGTTGCAAGCTGTCATACCAGCATGCTCAGGACATAATTGATGGATTGGCAGATTCTGATAGTTCTACTCCCTCGGGAAATGGGTATCCTAAATTGTATGGTCAGTTTGAATGGAAGCACATAGTCAAATCTGTTAAAAGCCTGTATGAAATTTCCAAGCGGTTGAAAGAGAATAGATTTAAAGACGGGGCACTTGACTTAGAAAGTTCCAAGCTTGGTTTTTCATTTGATGAGAGTGGATTTCCACAGGACAGTACGCTTCTCGTGCAGAAAGCTTCGAACTCTCTTGTTGAAGAGTTAATGATTCTGGCAAATAGGACCGTTGCTGAAGTTATATCGAGAGCTTTCCCTGATGCTGCACTGTTACGTAGACATCCTGCACCAAATGTTCGGAAACTGAAAGAGTTTGAAACCTTTTGTCAGAAGTATGGTTTAGAATTAGACACTTCTTCTTCTGGTGGGCTTCAGCTTTCATTGGAGCGGATcaaggaaaaaatgaaaaatgatgaCCCTGGGTTATTTGGTGTTCTCAAGTCATCTGCTTCAAAGCCGATGCAGTTAGCTTCCTATTTTTCTACCGGAGAATTTAAGAACAAGCAAAGTGATTGGAACCATTATGCATTGGCAATTCCTCAATATACTCATTTCACATCCCCACTGCGTAGGTACCCTGATATTGTTGTGCATCGCACACTGAATGCAGTTATCGAAGCTGAAGATATGTGTCTTCAGCACCAAAGAATGTGGGCCTCAGCTAATACGTGTAATTCACTTGCAATAAAGTGTTTtactggtattgattttgatGAGGATATCTTGGGTACCCAAGAATGTAGGGAAGCATTACATGCTGCGGCATTGAAGCATCAAATTCTTTGTCCGGAGGCACTTGCTGAAGTTGCTGCGTATTGCAATAGGAGAATGATGGCTAGCAAGTATGCTGAGGATGCTTGTGACAAAATTTTCTTGTGGGCCATGCTCAAGAAAAGACAG GCCTTGGTTACAGAAGCAAGAGTTTTGGGTCTGGGACCAAAGTTCATGTCAGTTTACATTCCTAAGCTTGCG ATGGAGCGAAGGATTAACTATGATGAAGTGGATGGCTTAACGACAGAGTGGCTTGAAACAACGTCAACATTGATCATCGATATATGTACAAAATATCAACCCAATAGGAGATATAGCCCTGGTAGATATCGACCTCTTGAAGATGTTGTATGGATCATTAGCCCATGCGATACTGACCAAGATAGGTTTGTTTGTGATAATAGTACCAGGACTGAAGTTGGCGGAGTTCCGCTCGTAGGAGAAGAATACAATACCATCAAACAAAGTGACCATGAAGTTTTAGAAATAAATGATGTTGAGCCAGCATGTTTTCCTTTGACTCTTCGTCTCTTTTCCACCATCAATGTTGCACTCCATGCTGTTGGGGGTGATGATGGGCCACCTGATGTAGGGGCAAGGCTGTACCTGAGCTCGTATTATGGGTGA
- the LOC113353179 gene encoding sugar transport protein 5-like isoform X2, whose product MSSIVAASCGLILEFQVSVPGGVTTMPPFLEKFFPSVLKKKEDATQSTYCVYDSQILTLFTSSLYLSGLVSSLLASRVTKVFGRKFAILFGGCTFLVGSIVNCTAPNVVLLILGRILLGFGVGFTNQAAPVYIAEMAPPKYRGAFNTGFQLFIAIGVLCANIINFVTSGLGKWGWRLSLGLAAAPAAIVLLGALLVTDTPSSLVERGKLPEARDALLKVRGANSDIETELSELVEACETAREVDQISFKTIFKKQYRPHLVISGGVPFFQQLIGINTIAFYAPVLFNSVGFGNDSALKGTILLGLVNVGSIAASMFMVDRFGRRALFIEGGIQMFICQVGLASILGATLGLSGKGEISKAAGSVILVLMCLYAAGFGWSWGPLCFLVPTEVCPVKIRPIGQSVSIAVHFSVTFIFSQTFLSQLCRFKYTVFLFYAGWIVIMTTFVVCLLPETKGVPLESMHTIWQQHWLRKKFTAPSPTMLQTIST is encoded by the exons ATGAGCTCCATTGTTGCAGCTTCTTGTGGCTTGATCTTGGAATTTCAGGTGAGT GTTCCAGGTGGAGTGACAACAATGCCACCGTTCCTCGAGAAGTTTTTCCCGtcggtgttgaagaagaaggaagatgcAACTCAAAGTACCTATTGTGTATATGATAGTCAAATTTTAACTTTGTTCACTTCGTCATTGTATTTATCAGGGTTAGTTTCATCACTCTTAGCTAGTCGGGTAACTAAGGTATTTGGTCGTAAATTTGCAATACTGTTCGGTGGTTGTACATTTTTGGTTGGTTCCATCGTCAATTGCACGGCTCCAAACGTCGTTTTGCTTATTCTTGGTCGGATTTTGCTAGGTTTTGGAGTCGGTTTCACGAATCAG GCTGCACCAGTTTATATCGCGGAAATGGCGCCACCAAAGTATCGGGGAGCCTTTAACACTGGCTTCCAATTGTTCATTGCCATTGGTGTGCTTTGTGCAAATATCATAAACTTTGTAACCTCTGGACTCGGCAAATGGGGTTGGCGATTGTCCCTTGGCTTGGCTGCAGCCCCAGCTGCTATCGTCTTACTTGGGGCACTTCTAGTTACAGACACCCCCAGCAGCCTAGTGGAGCGTGGTAAACTCCCTGAAGCTAGAGACGCACTGCTGAAAGTTCGCGGGGCTAACTCAGATATTGAAACTGAGTTGAGTGAACTGGTTGAAGCATGTGAAACTGCAAGGGAAGTCGATCAGATATCATTTAAGACGATATTTAAGAAACAATATCGGCCTCATCTGGTTATATCAGGGGGGGTTCCATTCTTTCAACAACTAATAGGAATTAACACAATAGCATTTTATGCACCAGTTTTGTTTAACTCGGTAGGGTTCGGGAATGACTCAGCTTTGAAAGGGACAATTTTGTTAGGCCTTGTTAATGTTGGTTCCATAGCAGCATCCATGTTTATGGTAGATAGGTTTGGTCGGCGTGCTTTGTTCATTGAGGGTGGGATCCAGATGTTCATCTGCCAG gttGGGTTGGCAAGTATATTAGGAGCGACATTGGGGCTATCAGGGAAAGGAGAAATTTCAAAAGCAGCGGGGAGTGTAATCCTGGTACTGATGTGTCTTTACGCGGCCGGTTTCGGTTGGTCTTGGGGTCCGTTATGTTTCTTAGTACCAACTGAAGTATGTCCGGTGAAAATACGACCAATTGGACAAAGTGTATCAATCGCAGTTCACTTCTCAGTTACATTCATTTTTTCTCAAACATTCTTGTCACAGCTTTGTCGTTTCAAATACACCGTTTTCTTGTTTTATGCTGGTTGGATCGTCATCATGACTACTTTTGTTGTTTGCCTCTTGCCCGAAACTAAAGGAGTTCCGCTAGAATCTATGCATACTATTTGGCAACAACATTGGTTACGGAAGAAGTTTACGGCACCGTCGCCAACAATGTTGCAAACAATATCGACATAG
- the LOC113353179 gene encoding sugar transport protein 5-like isoform X1: MVCNHELHCCSFLWLDLGISGGVTTMPPFLEKFFPSVLKKKEDATQSTYCVYDSQILTLFTSSLYLSGLVSSLLASRVTKVFGRKFAILFGGCTFLVGSIVNCTAPNVVLLILGRILLGFGVGFTNQAAPVYIAEMAPPKYRGAFNTGFQLFIAIGVLCANIINFVTSGLGKWGWRLSLGLAAAPAAIVLLGALLVTDTPSSLVERGKLPEARDALLKVRGANSDIETELSELVEACETAREVDQISFKTIFKKQYRPHLVISGGVPFFQQLIGINTIAFYAPVLFNSVGFGNDSALKGTILLGLVNVGSIAASMFMVDRFGRRALFIEGGIQMFICQVGLASILGATLGLSGKGEISKAAGSVILVLMCLYAAGFGWSWGPLCFLVPTEVCPVKIRPIGQSVSIAVHFSVTFIFSQTFLSQLCRFKYTVFLFYAGWIVIMTTFVVCLLPETKGVPLESMHTIWQQHWLRKKFTAPSPTMLQTIST; this comes from the exons ATGGTCTGTAATCATGAGCTCCATTGTTGCAGCTTCTTGTGGCTTGATCTTGGAATTTCAG GTGGAGTGACAACAATGCCACCGTTCCTCGAGAAGTTTTTCCCGtcggtgttgaagaagaaggaagatgcAACTCAAAGTACCTATTGTGTATATGATAGTCAAATTTTAACTTTGTTCACTTCGTCATTGTATTTATCAGGGTTAGTTTCATCACTCTTAGCTAGTCGGGTAACTAAGGTATTTGGTCGTAAATTTGCAATACTGTTCGGTGGTTGTACATTTTTGGTTGGTTCCATCGTCAATTGCACGGCTCCAAACGTCGTTTTGCTTATTCTTGGTCGGATTTTGCTAGGTTTTGGAGTCGGTTTCACGAATCAG GCTGCACCAGTTTATATCGCGGAAATGGCGCCACCAAAGTATCGGGGAGCCTTTAACACTGGCTTCCAATTGTTCATTGCCATTGGTGTGCTTTGTGCAAATATCATAAACTTTGTAACCTCTGGACTCGGCAAATGGGGTTGGCGATTGTCCCTTGGCTTGGCTGCAGCCCCAGCTGCTATCGTCTTACTTGGGGCACTTCTAGTTACAGACACCCCCAGCAGCCTAGTGGAGCGTGGTAAACTCCCTGAAGCTAGAGACGCACTGCTGAAAGTTCGCGGGGCTAACTCAGATATTGAAACTGAGTTGAGTGAACTGGTTGAAGCATGTGAAACTGCAAGGGAAGTCGATCAGATATCATTTAAGACGATATTTAAGAAACAATATCGGCCTCATCTGGTTATATCAGGGGGGGTTCCATTCTTTCAACAACTAATAGGAATTAACACAATAGCATTTTATGCACCAGTTTTGTTTAACTCGGTAGGGTTCGGGAATGACTCAGCTTTGAAAGGGACAATTTTGTTAGGCCTTGTTAATGTTGGTTCCATAGCAGCATCCATGTTTATGGTAGATAGGTTTGGTCGGCGTGCTTTGTTCATTGAGGGTGGGATCCAGATGTTCATCTGCCAG gttGGGTTGGCAAGTATATTAGGAGCGACATTGGGGCTATCAGGGAAAGGAGAAATTTCAAAAGCAGCGGGGAGTGTAATCCTGGTACTGATGTGTCTTTACGCGGCCGGTTTCGGTTGGTCTTGGGGTCCGTTATGTTTCTTAGTACCAACTGAAGTATGTCCGGTGAAAATACGACCAATTGGACAAAGTGTATCAATCGCAGTTCACTTCTCAGTTACATTCATTTTTTCTCAAACATTCTTGTCACAGCTTTGTCGTTTCAAATACACCGTTTTCTTGTTTTATGCTGGTTGGATCGTCATCATGACTACTTTTGTTGTTTGCCTCTTGCCCGAAACTAAAGGAGTTCCGCTAGAATCTATGCATACTATTTGGCAACAACATTGGTTACGGAAGAAGTTTACGGCACCGTCGCCAACAATGTTGCAAACAATATCGACATAG
- the LOC113347532 gene encoding DIS3-like exonuclease 2 isoform X2 has product MMNRMSEQFGATNTEEGDSNNSSNNKEKKKKRRSNRRSKQLLNCSGVCHSSLNGVNEEASVCFSNSNTLNEASSSLGLNVGLLNDQGLARASDVAFSSLPTNRSNDQVVEFRSMPPQLPLENGQSSPPQILRQETNEPLRIKDFVSPCKNGTPPGNQRSFFVPHLSEQAVSEAVEKGEVFITPFRVNAHNPTEAYCTVSGVPIDILINGFPFQNRALEGDTVAIKLDPLAYWTRLRGSVVQGNTSAQTGDGNMSCGVADVVGENCKGKEKLDSYCEGLPKNNDSVPAELGLYHEDRSQAGAVHPEPGIMNGNNKHGSEGQQPSSPHERKEVSDAIEKICGMVKAYPFKRPTGRVVAIVNRSPRRDSVVGFLGVKQWVSSSNRNKKETKKKNGFTFFADQEHIQLTPNYAKLPRMLVCVKSLPDCIKQRLEKGDVDLEMDLVAARISDWKEDCLLPQAEVLHVLGRGGEIGSQIAAILFENTISNSEFSSEALSCLPEIPWELPKEEVAERKDLRDLCTFTIDPSTSIDLDDALSVQRISDDIFRVGMHISDVSYFVPPGTALDMEAQTRSTSTYLRQQKLSMLPPLLSENMGSLNPGVDKFTFSIICDINLSGDVVHRWLGRTVIHSCCKLSYQHAQDIIDGLADSDSSTPSGNGYPKLYGQFEWKHIVKSVKSLYEISKRLKENRFKDGALDLESSKLGFSFDESGFPQDSTLLVQKASNSLVEELMILANRTVAEVISRAFPDAALLRRHPAPNVRKLKEFETFCQKYGLELDTSSSGGLQLSLERIKEKMKNDDPGLFGVLKSSASKPMQLASYFSTGEFKNKQSDWNHYALAIPQYTHFTSPLRRYPDIVVHRTLNAVIEAEDMCLQHQRMWASANTCNSLAIKCFTGIDFDEDILGTQECREALHAAALKHQILCPEALAEVAAYCNRRMMASKYAEDACDKIFLWAMLKKRQALVTEARVLGLGPKFMSVYIPKLAMERRINYDEVDGLTTEWLETTSTLIIDICTKYQPNRRYSPVPGLKLAEFRS; this is encoded by the exons ATGATGAATAGAATGAGTGAGCAATTTGGTGCGACTAATACTGAAGAGGGTGATTCTAATAATAGTagtaataataaagaaaagaagaaaaaacgccGTTCTAATCGACGCTCTAAACAACTACTTAATTGTTCAG GGGTTTGTCATAGTTCACTGAATGGGGTAAATGAAGAGGCATCAGTATGCTTTAGTAATAGTAATACGTTGAATGAGGCGTCCTCAAGTTTGGGATTGAACGTTGGTCTGTTAAATGATCAAGGATTGGCTAGAGCATCGGATGTTGCTTTCAGCTCACTACCAACAAACCGTAGCAATGATCAAGTAGTGGAGTTCAGAAGTATGCCTCCTCAACTTCCACTCGAGAATGGGCAGTCTTCTCCACCACAAATTCTCCGTCAAGAGACTAACGAACCACTCCGAATTAAAGATTTTGTCTCTCCCTGTAAGAATGGGACTCCTCCTGGGAATCAGAGAAGTTTTTTTGTTCCGCACTTGTCAGAGCAGGCTGTTTCTGAAGCTGTAGAG AAAGGTGAAGTTTTTATAACACCGTTCCGAGTGAATGCTCACAACCCAACCGAG GCCTACTGTACAGTAAGCGGAGTACCTATTGATATTCTCATCAACGGTTTTCCTTTCCAAAATAGAGCA CTAGAAGGAGATACAGTAGCAATCAAATTGGATCCTTTGGCATATTGGACTAGGCTGAGAGGGTCTGTTGTCCAAGGGAACACGTCTGCCCAGACAGGTGATGGTAACATGTCTTGTGGCGTTGCGGATGTGGTTGGTGAGAACTGCAAAGGGAAAGAAAAGCTAGATTCTTACTGTGAGGGTTTACCTAAGAATAATGACTCGGTTCCTGCAGAGTTGGGTCTTTACCACGAAGATAGAAGTCAAGCCGGTGCTGTTCATCCTGAGCCGGGCATTATGAATGGAAATAATAAGCATGGGTCCGAAGGACAACAACCATCATCTCCCCATGAGCGTAAAGAAGTTTCAGATGCTATTGAGAAGATTTGTGGCATGGTGAAGGCGTATCCTTTTAAGCGACCCACTGGAAGGGTTGTAGCTATCGTTAACAGATCTCCTCGCCGTGACTCTGTTGTCGGCTTTCTTGGAGTTAAGCAGTGGGTTTCTTCCAGCAACCGAAATAAGAAGGAaaccaagaaaaaaaatggtttcaCTTTCTTTGCTGATCAAGAACACATCCAACTGACACCCAATTATGCCAAACTACCCAGAATGTTGGTTTGTGTGAAAAGCTTACCCGATTGTATCAAGCAGAGATTAGAGAAAGGTGACGTGGATCTTGAGATGGATTTGGTTGCTGCTCGGATTAGTGATTGGAAGGAAGATTGCCTCCTACCTCAGGCGGAGGTCTTGCATGTTCTTGGAAGGGGTGGAGAAATTGGATCGCAAATTGCTGCTATTTTATTTGAGAATACAATTTCTAATTCTGAGTTTTCCTCCGAGGCCCTGTCCTGCCTTCCTGAAATTCCTTGGGAGTTACCGAAGGAGGAAGTCGCCGAAAGAAAGGATCTTAGAGATCTATGTACATTTACTATCGACCCGTCTACGTCTATTGATCTTGATGATGCTTTGTCAGTTCAAAGAATTTCAGATGACATTTTCAGGGTTGGGATGCACATTTCTGATGTGTCCTATTTTGTTCCCCCGGGTACCGCTCTGGACATGGAAGCCCAGACACGATCTACGAGTACTTACCTTCGACAACAAAAGCTGTCTATGTTGCCACCGTTGCTTTCTGAGAACATGGGTTCACTTAATCCCGGGGTAGATAAATTTACCTTTTCAATTATTTGTGACATCAACCTTTCTGGTGATGTTGTGCATCGTTGGCTAGGCCGTACTGTGATACATTCATGTTGCAAGCTGTCATACCAGCATGCTCAGGACATAATTGATGGATTGGCAGATTCTGATAGTTCTACTCCCTCGGGAAATGGGTATCCTAAATTGTATGGTCAGTTTGAATGGAAGCACATAGTCAAATCTGTTAAAAGCCTGTATGAAATTTCCAAGCGGTTGAAAGAGAATAGATTTAAAGACGGGGCACTTGACTTAGAAAGTTCCAAGCTTGGTTTTTCATTTGATGAGAGTGGATTTCCACAGGACAGTACGCTTCTCGTGCAGAAAGCTTCGAACTCTCTTGTTGAAGAGTTAATGATTCTGGCAAATAGGACCGTTGCTGAAGTTATATCGAGAGCTTTCCCTGATGCTGCACTGTTACGTAGACATCCTGCACCAAATGTTCGGAAACTGAAAGAGTTTGAAACCTTTTGTCAGAAGTATGGTTTAGAATTAGACACTTCTTCTTCTGGTGGGCTTCAGCTTTCATTGGAGCGGATcaaggaaaaaatgaaaaatgatgaCCCTGGGTTATTTGGTGTTCTCAAGTCATCTGCTTCAAAGCCGATGCAGTTAGCTTCCTATTTTTCTACCGGAGAATTTAAGAACAAGCAAAGTGATTGGAACCATTATGCATTGGCAATTCCTCAATATACTCATTTCACATCCCCACTGCGTAGGTACCCTGATATTGTTGTGCATCGCACACTGAATGCAGTTATCGAAGCTGAAGATATGTGTCTTCAGCACCAAAGAATGTGGGCCTCAGCTAATACGTGTAATTCACTTGCAATAAAGTGTTTtactggtattgattttgatGAGGATATCTTGGGTACCCAAGAATGTAGGGAAGCATTACATGCTGCGGCATTGAAGCATCAAATTCTTTGTCCGGAGGCACTTGCTGAAGTTGCTGCGTATTGCAATAGGAGAATGATGGCTAGCAAGTATGCTGAGGATGCTTGTGACAAAATTTTCTTGTGGGCCATGCTCAAGAAAAGACAG GCCTTGGTTACAGAAGCAAGAGTTTTGGGTCTGGGACCAAAGTTCATGTCAGTTTACATTCCTAAGCTTGCG ATGGAGCGAAGGATTAACTATGATGAAGTGGATGGCTTAACGACAGAGTGGCTTGAAACAACGTCAACATTGATCATCGATATATGTACAAAATATCAACCCAATAGGAGATATAGCCCTG TACCAGGACTGAAGTTGGCGGAGTTCCGCTCGTAG